One segment of Candidatus Bathyarchaeota archaeon DNA contains the following:
- a CDS encoding YbhB/YbcL family Raf kinase inhibitor-like protein codes for MSELIITSPAFQNNGPIPKKYTCDGEDINPPLRIEKIPEESRSLVIIFDDPDAPMGTWVHWVVWNISPTEGIKEDSVSGVEGINDFNRHAYGGPCPPSGTHRYFFKIYALDDELGLDPNSRKEDILKAIEGHILAKGEIIGLYSRS; via the coding sequence ATGAGTGAATTAATAATCACAAGCCCAGCATTTCAAAATAATGGACCCATACCGAAAAAATACACCTGCGATGGAGAAGATATAAATCCGCCACTTAGAATTGAAAAGATACCAGAAGAGTCTAGAAGTTTAGTAATTATTTTTGATGATCCGGATGCTCCTATGGGGACATGGGTCCATTGGGTAGTATGGAACATTTCTCCCACAGAAGGAATCAAAGAGGATAGTGTATCGGGTGTTGAAGGAATCAATGATTTCAATAGACATGCATATGGAGGGCCTTGTCCACCTTCTGGAACTCACAGATATTTTTTCAAGATTTATGCTTTGGATGATGAATTAGGTCTAGATCCTAATTCTAGAAAAGAGGATATCCTAAAAGCGATTGAGGGGCATATTCTTGCAAAAGGGGAGATCATAGGACTATATAGTCGGAGTTGA
- a CDS encoding DNRLRE domain-containing protein: protein MNSNLRFFAIIILLTSQTFLTISQVRCSENIVLIQPSDADTYVSSMYLYTKYPEKPHGYLWGMFAGNTHYDGEDVYGSQRIYIKFDLDSIPKKREIINASLQLYLYSSPSATQQFNTHLVIENWDEDELIWISQPDFLENPISSILINSTSDVWINWDITEAVKAWHSHKTENYGIMLKIENERNATDENAAFHPKEASSDELRPKLVIHLDSESNDSEPVKGDFLLSASPQNISVIQGNTTFSILKIDKIGNFNQPINLKASDLPASVEESFETTTSIPPFISKLMIDVGLDSLPGIYPIKIEASGGGINHSTLIQLTIKEKPKIETTLTLESTVDDGMVNISGNISPPLDGVKIKIIFTGPDSQKVLHNVSTTSEGSFNDIFFTPSYGAWTVHAEWDGNENHMPARSPSKSFEIESRYFGPRFLNAYSISFAIIAFIILLLYLKFKPISKKMR from the coding sequence ATGAATTCTAATCTGAGATTCTTTGCAATCATAATCTTGCTTACTAGTCAAACATTTCTGACAATATCGCAAGTAAGATGCAGCGAAAATATTGTTCTAATTCAACCATCTGATGCAGATACCTATGTCTCAAGTATGTATCTTTACACAAAATATCCCGAGAAACCACATGGATATCTTTGGGGCATGTTTGCAGGAAACACTCACTACGATGGCGAAGATGTTTATGGCTCGCAGAGAATATATATTAAATTTGATTTAGATTCTATCCCTAAAAAAAGGGAGATAATAAACGCAAGCCTGCAACTCTACTTGTATTCATCCCCATCTGCCACACAACAATTCAATACACATTTAGTGATCGAAAATTGGGATGAAGATGAATTGATTTGGATAAGTCAACCAGATTTTCTTGAAAATCCTATCAGCTCAATTTTAATAAATTCAACATCTGATGTATGGATCAACTGGGATATTACAGAAGCAGTAAAAGCATGGCATTCACACAAAACTGAGAACTATGGAATAATGTTAAAGATAGAGAATGAAAGGAATGCTACAGATGAAAATGCAGCATTTCATCCTAAGGAAGCGTCCTCAGATGAATTAAGACCTAAGCTGGTGATCCATTTAGATAGTGAATCCAATGATTCTGAACCTGTGAAGGGGGATTTCTTACTTTCGGCCTCACCTCAAAATATCTCAGTTATTCAAGGCAATACGACTTTTTCTATTCTGAAAATCGATAAAATCGGAAATTTTAATCAGCCAATAAATTTGAAGGCATCAGATTTACCAGCCAGTGTAGAAGAGAGTTTTGAGACTACTACATCAATTCCGCCATTTATTTCAAAATTGATGATTGATGTAGGTCTAGATAGTCTCCCAGGCATTTATCCTATCAAAATAGAAGCTTCTGGAGGAGGAATAAACCATTCAACTTTAATTCAATTAACTATCAAAGAAAAACCGAAGATTGAAACCACTTTAACACTTGAATCAACTGTTGATGATGGCATGGTTAATATATCTGGCAATATTTCCCCACCATTGGATGGAGTCAAAATTAAAATAATATTTACCGGTCCAGATAGTCAAAAAGTTTTGCATAATGTCAGTACCACCTCAGAGGGTTCATTTAATGATATATTTTTTACCCCTTCATATGGGGCATGGACCGTGCATGCTGAATGGGATGGGAATGAAAACCATATGCCTGCAAGAAGCCCATCGAAAAGTTTTGAAATAGAAAGTAGATACTTTGGACCAAGATTTCTTAATGCTTATTCAATATCTTTTGCAATAATTGCCTTCATAATTTTATTATTGTACTTGAAATTCAAGCCAATTAGTAAAAAAATGAGATAA
- a CDS encoding NusA-like transcription termination signal-binding factor, whose translation MLETKIRLGNEEMRYIALFESITGATSEDCLIDEENERIIFIAKKGEMGLAIGKNGKNIDTLRKMTSRQIEVVENAKNPEEMIKNSLSPARIKNMRITDNPKRKIAVVEVEPKDKAIAIGRNGKTIEKTRMLVKRYFLIDHVVIA comes from the coding sequence ATGCTTGAAACTAAAATACGTTTGGGTAATGAAGAAATGCGTTATATAGCATTGTTTGAAAGTATAACAGGTGCAACTTCTGAAGATTGTTTAATAGATGAGGAAAACGAGAGGATTATTTTTATAGCCAAAAAGGGTGAAATGGGGCTAGCGATAGGTAAGAATGGGAAAAATATCGACACTCTACGAAAAATGACTAGCAGACAGATTGAGGTTGTGGAGAATGCAAAAAATCCAGAAGAAATGATTAAGAATTCTTTATCACCTGCTAGAATAAAGAATATGCGTATAACGGATAATCCTAAAAGAAAAATAGCTGTTGTTGAAGTCGAACCAAAAGACAAAGCTATAGCAATAGGAAGAAATGGAAAGACTATCGAAAAGACTAGAATGCTCGTAAAACGATACTTCCTTATAGATCATGTCGTAATAGCTTGA
- a CDS encoding 50S ribosomal protein L30e yields MVDFNKQIGVALRTGKAEFGSKKAYEYVATGKVKMVILATNCPESQKSKILHNAKLSKTPVYIYPGTSLELASLCEKPYIVSAISIRDLGDSELHKLVEE; encoded by the coding sequence ATGGTCGATTTCAATAAACAAATTGGAGTAGCTTTAAGAACTGGTAAAGCTGAATTTGGTAGTAAAAAAGCTTATGAATATGTTGCTACAGGAAAAGTCAAGATGGTGATTTTAGCAACAAATTGCCCAGAAAGTCAAAAAAGTAAAATATTACATAATGCTAAACTATCGAAGACACCAGTTTATATTTATCCTGGAACAAGTTTAGAATTGGCCTCTCTTTGTGAGAAGCCATATATAGTTTCAGCGATATCGATAAGAGATCTTGGTGATTCAGAGTTACATAAATTGGTTGAGGAATAA